In Lentimicrobium sp. L6, a single genomic region encodes these proteins:
- a CDS encoding acyl-[acyl-carrier-protein] thioesterase — protein sequence MQRDTVGVYPYRIKSYESDFNGKMSLNASFLFLQESAWQNALENGFGYEYLEKENAIWVLTRVLIQIDKWPSWKDEVIVKTWPRIAEGLFALRDYQILLGERVVAKIASSWLVLDKDTKRPRRISDFDFGRQDFLKAQAIDKPLRKLGLSMLMTKVDHRKVYSSDLDINKHVNNATYVKWIMDAYFSAESEYLKEFEINFIGELVLNDEFGIFEGQIEGEYFYQIKSIKDKEICRARIRIK from the coding sequence ATGCAAAGAGATACAGTTGGGGTATATCCCTACAGAATTAAATCTTATGAATCTGATTTTAATGGCAAAATGTCATTAAATGCAAGTTTTTTATTTCTCCAAGAAAGTGCTTGGCAAAATGCCTTAGAAAATGGTTTTGGATACGAATATCTAGAAAAAGAAAATGCCATATGGGTATTGACAAGGGTTTTGATTCAAATTGATAAATGGCCCTCTTGGAAAGATGAAGTAATAGTAAAGACTTGGCCTCGAATTGCTGAAGGTTTATTTGCTTTGCGTGATTATCAGATCTTATTGGGGGAGCGTGTTGTGGCTAAGATTGCTAGTTCATGGTTGGTTTTAGATAAAGATACTAAGCGTCCTCGTAGAATAAGTGATTTTGACTTTGGAAGGCAGGATTTTCTAAAAGCTCAGGCCATTGATAAACCACTTAGGAAACTTGGTTTATCTATGCTAATGACAAAAGTAGACCATAGAAAAGTATATTCCAGCGATCTAGATATTAATAAACATGTTAATAATGCCACCTATGTTAAATGGATAATGGATGCCTATTTTAGTGCGGAATCAGAATATTTAAAAGAGTTCGAAATTAATTTTATAGGAGAGTTGGTTTTAAATGATGAATTCGGAATTTTTGAGGGCCAAATAGAAGGGGAGTATTTTTATCAAATTAAAAGTATAAAGGATAAAGAAATCTGCAGGGCTCGTATTCGTATAAAATAA